Proteins co-encoded in one Medicago truncatula cultivar Jemalong A17 chromosome 8, MtrunA17r5.0-ANR, whole genome shotgun sequence genomic window:
- the LOC25500674 gene encoding E3 ubiquitin-protein ligase SINAT3 — protein sequence MDSDSTVSSLIMMDEDLHPHQFSSSTTSKLHSNGTPTSTSVHELLECPVCTNSMYPPIHQCHNGHTLCSTCKTRVHNRCPTCRQELGDIRCLALEKIAESLELPCRYTSVGCPEIFPYYSKLKHESICNFRPYNCPYAGSDCSVVGDISQLVAHLRDDHRVDMHSGCTFNHRYVKSNPMEVENATWMLTVFHCFGQYFCLHFEAFQLGMAPVYMAFLRFMGDERDARSYSYSLEVGGSGRKLIYEGSPRSIRDSHKKVRDSHDGLIIYRNMALFFSGGDRKELKLRVTGRIWKEQQNPEGGVCIPNLCS from the exons ATGGATTCAGATAGTACTGTTTCTTCATTGATCATGATGGATGAAGATTTGCATCCACATCAgttttcatcttcaacaacttctAAGCTACATAGTAATGGTACTCCTACTTCTACTAGTGTTCATGAGCTTCTTGAATGTCCTGTTTGTACTAATTCAATGTACCCTCCAATTCATCAG TGTCACAATGGGCATACCCTATGTTCAACTTGTAAGACTAGGGTACACAACAGGTGCCCAACTTGCAGACAGGAACTGGGCGATATTCGGTGTTTAGCATTGGAAAAAATAGCAGAATCACTTGAACTTCCTTGCAGATACACCTCTGTTGGCTGTCCAGAGATATTTCCCTATTACAGCAAACTCAAACACGAGTCTATTTGTAACTTCAGACCTTATAACTGCCCTTATGCCGGATCAGACTGTTCTGTTGTCGGTGATATTTCACAGCTTGTTGCTCATTTAAGGGACGACCACAGAGTTGATATGCATTCTGGATGCACTTTTAATCATCGTTATGTCAAGTCAAATCCCATGGAAGTAGAAAATGCTACATGGATGTTAACA GTCTTCCACTGTTTTGGACAATATTTCTGTCTCCATTTTGAAGCCTTTCAACTTGGAATGGCTCCAGTTTACATGGCATTTCTCCGTTTCATGGGAGATGAAAGAGATGCCAGGAGCTACAGCTACAGTCTTGAGGTAGGAGGGAGCGGACGCAAACTAATCTACGAGGGCAGTCCAAGGAGCATTAGAGACAGCCACAAGAAAGTTAGAGACAGTCATGATGGCCTCATTATATACCGGAACATGGCACTTTTCTTCTCTGGTGGAGATAGGAAAGAGCTGAAGTTACGAGTAACAGGAAGGATATGGAAAGAACAGCAAAACCCTGAAGGTGGAGTTTGCATACCCAACTTGTGTAGCTAG
- the LOC25500675 gene encoding uncharacterized protein isoform X1, producing MDRRRSQRIQSMKKHGSSDSDSNSHDHDDKSCKVISKLLLLEDLLFHVLTLVPLTCLFNSARYVCKPWAATIASSPFAEAYERRPRSKPGLYVQNCTTTSSSYFLEFKDDVNDQFERTDLGTPQKLGYVIGSCDGILLLMSMARQISVVNPILKCWLRFPRFLSQDHIVVRWQYTIARVPRTSKFKLFLIDVLEVSGACWYVFYVLRIGIDNAWKEIAKKEAPIRWHFLWFPLYSGGNDLYWITYDKVIVMDVDKETIVREYPLPSRNMRFGPLAILLWMGNRLSCIATKDTYSTYQIYILDFDSGKWSLHHEMGPFDYVSACGHRLNTTDVKFRLWINDQIIFRVRLPQSPIGNLLPGLQYIHFGYNVKTRQLTKIEDIDVGNFEVCLHTNSLVSLPGYITLYVKVMNTWE from the exons ATGGATAGACGTAGAAGCCAGAGAATTCAATCCATGAAGAAGCACGGTTCCTCTGATTCAGACTCTAACTCACATGATCACGATGATAAGAGTTGTaaagtgatttcaaagttgttGCTTCTTGAAGACTTGTTGTTTCATGTCCTTACTTTGGTTCCTCTTACCTGCTTGTTTAACTCTGCAAGATATGTTTGCAAACCTTGGGCTGCTACTATTGCAAGCTCCCCTTTTGCTGAAGCATACGAACGCCGTCCACGTTCTAAGCCTGGTCTATATGTTCAAAATTGCACCACAACAAGTAGTTCTTATTTCTTGGAATTTAAAGATGATGTGAATGACCAATTTGAAAGGACTGATTTAGGAACACCTCAAAAACTAGGATATGTAATCGGTAGTTGTGATGGCATATTGCTGCTTATGAGTATGGCTAGGCAAATTTCGGTCGTGAACCCTATCCTCAAGTGCTGGCTTAGATTTCCTCGTTTTCTTTCTCAGGATCATATAGTAGTTAGGTGGCAATATACTATAGCACGTGTTCCTCGCACTTCCAAATTCAAGCTTTTCCTTATAGATGTCCTTGAGGTTTCGGGTGCTTGTTGGTATGTTTTCTATGTGCTGAGAATCGGAATAGATAATGCATGGAAAGAGATAGCTAAAAAAGAAGCCCCCATTCGTTGGCATTTCTTATGGTTCCCGCTTTATAGTGGAGGCAATGATCTTTACTGGATAACATATGACAAAGTGATTGTGATGGATGTTGACAAGGAAACTATTGTACGAGAATATCCACTTCCCTCTAGAAATATGCGTTTTGGTCCGCTTGCGATACTTTTATGGATGGGAAATCGCCTTTCTTGCATTGCGACTAAAGATACTTATAGTACATATCAAATCTACATTCTGGATTTTGATTCAGGAAAATGGTCTCTTCATCATGAGATGGGACCTTTTGATTATGTGTCTGCTTGTGGTCATAGGCTTAATACTACGGATGTGAAGTTTCGTTTGTGGATCAACGATCAAATTATCTTTCGAGTACGTCTACCTCAAAGCCCAATAGGAAATTTATTGCCAGGCCTTCAATACATACATTTTGGTTACAATGTGAAGACCAGGCAATTGACAAAGATTGAGGACATTGACGTTGGCAACTTTGAAGTATGTCTTCACACTAACAGTCTAGTTTCATTGCCAG GATACATTACTCTATATGTGAAAGTAATGAACACTTGGGAATAA
- the LOC25500675 gene encoding uncharacterized protein isoform X2 — MDRRRSQRIQSMKKHGSSDSDSNSHDHDDKSCKVISKLLLLEDLLFHVLTLVPLTCLFNSARYVCKPWAATIASSPFAEAYERRPRSKPGLYVQNCTTTSSSYFLEFKDDVNDQFERTDLGTPQKLGYVIGSCDGILLLMSMARQISVVNPILKCWLRFPRFLSQDHIVVRWQYTIARVPRTSKFKLFLIDVLEVSGACWYVFYVLRIGIDNAWKEIAKKEAPIRWHFLWFPLYSGGNDLYWITYDKVIVMDVDKETIVREYPLPSRNMRFGPLAILLWMGNRLSCIATKDTYSTYQIYILDFDSGKWSLHHEMGPFDYVSACGHRLNTTDVKFRLWINDQIIFRVRLPQSPIGNLLPGLQYIHFGYNVKTRQLTKIEDIDVGNFEVCLHTNSLVSLPGTPA, encoded by the coding sequence ATGGATAGACGTAGAAGCCAGAGAATTCAATCCATGAAGAAGCACGGTTCCTCTGATTCAGACTCTAACTCACATGATCACGATGATAAGAGTTGTaaagtgatttcaaagttgttGCTTCTTGAAGACTTGTTGTTTCATGTCCTTACTTTGGTTCCTCTTACCTGCTTGTTTAACTCTGCAAGATATGTTTGCAAACCTTGGGCTGCTACTATTGCAAGCTCCCCTTTTGCTGAAGCATACGAACGCCGTCCACGTTCTAAGCCTGGTCTATATGTTCAAAATTGCACCACAACAAGTAGTTCTTATTTCTTGGAATTTAAAGATGATGTGAATGACCAATTTGAAAGGACTGATTTAGGAACACCTCAAAAACTAGGATATGTAATCGGTAGTTGTGATGGCATATTGCTGCTTATGAGTATGGCTAGGCAAATTTCGGTCGTGAACCCTATCCTCAAGTGCTGGCTTAGATTTCCTCGTTTTCTTTCTCAGGATCATATAGTAGTTAGGTGGCAATATACTATAGCACGTGTTCCTCGCACTTCCAAATTCAAGCTTTTCCTTATAGATGTCCTTGAGGTTTCGGGTGCTTGTTGGTATGTTTTCTATGTGCTGAGAATCGGAATAGATAATGCATGGAAAGAGATAGCTAAAAAAGAAGCCCCCATTCGTTGGCATTTCTTATGGTTCCCGCTTTATAGTGGAGGCAATGATCTTTACTGGATAACATATGACAAAGTGATTGTGATGGATGTTGACAAGGAAACTATTGTACGAGAATATCCACTTCCCTCTAGAAATATGCGTTTTGGTCCGCTTGCGATACTTTTATGGATGGGAAATCGCCTTTCTTGCATTGCGACTAAAGATACTTATAGTACATATCAAATCTACATTCTGGATTTTGATTCAGGAAAATGGTCTCTTCATCATGAGATGGGACCTTTTGATTATGTGTCTGCTTGTGGTCATAGGCTTAATACTACGGATGTGAAGTTTCGTTTGTGGATCAACGATCAAATTATCTTTCGAGTACGTCTACCTCAAAGCCCAATAGGAAATTTATTGCCAGGCCTTCAATACATACATTTTGGTTACAATGTGAAGACCAGGCAATTGACAAAGATTGAGGACATTGACGTTGGCAACTTTGAAGTATGTCTTCACACTAACAGTCTAGTTTCATTGCCAGGTACTCCTGCATAG